DNA sequence from the Rubripirellula tenax genome:
CGTTCACGTTTTGGACGATGTCCGTAACACCGTTTTCCAAGATTCCGTTTCGCTTCCGAAACAGATCCTCGGTGGTGGCGGCCGAATTGCTTACAACGATGCGGGCCAGTCGCCCAACGTTCACTTTGCGTACTTCGACACCGGGAACATTCCGGTTGTGATCGGGCTATCCAATTTGCCAGCCGCACCGGGCGGTAAAAAGTCGCCCTCGAAACCAGGCCCCGACAGCGGCTACGTCGCCTATTGCGAAGGCGGTCGGTACGAAGGTCAACGCGGGCGCGGCACGGCGTTTGACAACGACGGAAAGAAAATTCGCACGTTCAAAGGCAGCGGCGATGTGAAACATCAAGCCAACTTCATCGAGGCGGTGCGTGCGCAAGATCGTTCGCTATTGAATGCAGACATTTCAATCGGCAACGACAGTACCGGATGGTGCAACTTAGCGAACATCGCGTTTCGCGCCGGTCAATCGGCAAGTCCCGATCGCGTTAGTGCAGTCGATAACCCTCAGTGGGAATCGCTGTTGGGCGAAATGACCGATCACTTGAAGGCATACGATATGTCGCTGGCCAGCGATGAAATTCATGTCAGTCCGTTGCTGTCGCTGGACACCAAGACGGAACAGTTCACCGGTGAAGGTAGCGAGACGGCCAACGCGATGTTGCGTCGCCAATACCGAAAGGGCTACGAAGTCCCCGAGATCGTTTGATCTACTGGTTTGCTGATCCACTGGTTTACTGATCCATTGGCCTGGTGCGGGCTACTGCGTTGTACCCGCCCAGTCCAAGACGGCTTTCAGCTTCGGCGAAGATTCTGAATCTTCGTCGGCGAATTGCGTTAGCCCCCAACTGCCGTACTTGGACCAAGTGCCGGTGGATGCGAACAAGCAAATCAGCCGACCGTGGTTGTCTTGCCAAGCAGCCAAGTAGTCGCGGTATAGATCGCCCATGCGATCGTCGGAATTGACGTCGTGCAACAACTTGGTCAACTTTTCGTTGTCCATCGCCGCGCCGATGCCGACGAAGTGCTGACCGGCTTCATAGGCCATCAATGCCAGCCCATTCTGTTCGGCGACGCGGTAGTTATCGCGGATGTGTCCGATCGTTTCGGGAAGAATCTCGCGACGGGCTTTTTCAAAGATGCCGTCGACACCAAGGGCAAGTGTCTCGTCGATCTTTTCGGGAAACACATTCATGCCCATGTACGGCGCGATGGCGATCGCATCGGCTTCCCCATCTTTGAGCGCGGCTTGGACGATCTGCCCAGCGACATAGGCGTTTGCCGATTGCGACGGCAGCACACGAATCAAACGCTCGGCTCCGCCGAAAACGTCTTCAAAGATTTTGAAGACTTCGATCGAACGCTTGCCCGTATAACTCCAACCGGCTTCCCAAGATTTCGCTGCGAGTTTCAATTCGACGCCGCGCTCCTGAACGTGGTGACACTGCGAAAATTGGCCGTTCCAAACTTCGTTGGAATACTCGACGACAATGCATTGGCCCCTGTCCAGTGATTCGTGAATCACAGTCGCCATGTGACGCACCGCTTCATCAGTCGCCAAGTGCGGCACACACACCCAAGGCGATTGGTTCGTGCGATTGGCAAAGTCGCAAATCACTTCCAGCGGCAATCCGTGCTCGGTCCAATTGGCGTCGTCCATCGACGGGAAGTCGTCGGCGTTTGTGATGGTCGAGTTGTTGGTGTGTTGCCAATCCATGCTGCGGAAGGCCTTCATCAACGACCACATCGCTAAGAAATCGGGCCGCCACGGATTGTCTTGATAGACGCCTTCGAAACCCGGCATGACTAGCCGAATGTTGTGAATGTGATTGCCCGGTTCGACCTCGCGAATGCGCACCCAGATCGGGCCACGACTGGCATCCACCTTGACGGAAAAGTTTCCTGGACCGTTCTGTTTCGTGATCGAGCCTGCGCCACCGATCTCGATCCGCCCTGAACCGTCGTGCATCAACGTGTAGATACCGCTGGGGTAACGACCGCTTTCGATATTACAAACCGGCGTTTCGGCCCACGCGTCTTTGGCCAGTCTGGTGACGTAGCCGCTGGGATCCAATTCCAATTCGGGGCCCTGTCCCCAGCCCGCGCCTTCGGTTTGAGAAATCCATTTGCGGGACGTTCGAAATACGTCAACGAAAGGAAGCTCTGAGGCATAGTCGGTCGGTCCCGAAAAATTGATGCCGGCGGCCGACTTCAACAATTCGTCGCGATCCGCTGCCGTAGCCACTAGGCCAAGCATCAAAAAACATCCCACCAGGGATCTACGCAAGAACAACATTTTCAAACCACTTCACGAAACGGGGAAACAAGCCGACAGCGTGAAAGAACTATAGTCGGGACACCCAGGTGTGTGCCCCGCTTGGTCGCAGGCCGAATCAACGATACTTACGGAATCGATTTCGAGGCGGCCGGTTGCTCGCGACTGGCACAGTGCAGCGCCCCAAGTCCCCACACCAATTCGCGACAATCGATCGGTTCGGGACGGATGCCGCTCAATTCGCCCAAAATCCCGATCGCGTGATCATCGGTGCCTGCGCCGAACGTGGGAACCAACAATCGATCCTTGCCCAATCGCAAGAAATTGCAATAACTTTCGGGCACACGTTGGCCCGACACTTCGCGGGCCGGTGGGATCGGCAATCGGTGGACGTTGACTCGCGGTTTGGTGGCGTCGCTCCACAAATGCAGTTGCCTAAAATTGTCTTCTAGGCCAGCGTGATTGGGATCGTTTTCGTCGTCGGCGACTGCGACGACGACATTTTCCGGGTCAATGAAGCGGGCCAGTTGATCGATGTGTCCATCGGTGTCATCACCGTCCAGTCCACCACCGTCCAACCATACGATTTCGGTGACGCCAAGTCGGCGGTGCAGTTCTTGCGAGATCTGAGCCTTGGTCCAGCCTGGGTTCCGGGCCTCGGTGATCAGGCACCCAGGTGTGGTCAGCATTCGTCCGCGACCGTCGAACTCCATCGCGCCGCCCTCGACGCACATTCGGCTGGTCGCGACGGCAAGGTTTTGGTCCCCGGCGATTTTCAGCGCCGCGGCATCGTCGTCATCCCAAGGCGGATATTTCCCGCCCCACGCGTTGTACCGCCAATTGACGGCGTGGACCTTGCCGCTGTGACGATTGACGACGAACGTCGGACCATAGTCGCGGATCCAAGCGTCGTTGGTCGGGATATCGACGATATCGATGTTGGCGATCCCCTCGATCGCAGCCTGGCACGATGCCGCGACTTCACCCGATGCCAAGATTCGCACGGGCGTCGACTGGGCGATTTTTCGAACCCAATCCACATAGAAAGCGGGAATGGCGTTGAAGCGTCCGGGCCACGTGTCGACCGAATGCGGCCAAGCCAACCAAACGCACTGGATCGGTTCCCACTCGGCGGGCACCCGCAAGTCGGCGGGCAGTTCTTGCGGTGCGTTCATATCGATCCGGTGCACATCAAATAAAGCGAGCAGTCCCGTCGAATGCGAGCAGGTCCCATCCGGCGAATCTTCGAGCTTGGATGGCCAGACTATTCGGGTTTGATCTCTTCCTTCACCTTTTGGATGAAGTGCGGAGATTTGCCGCCTTTGCTCAATTCTTCGGCTCGTTTTTGGGCGTCTTTCTTCTGGTCGAATTCAAAGACGGCGACGCGTTTGAGGTTCTGGCTGAACACGCCCCAGTACAATCGCAATCGGACGTCCGCAGCGGCTTTTTTGGTCCGCTTGGAGGACTTCTTTTTGGTCTTCTGGTCTGTAATTAGCTTTTCGGCAGCTTCGGCCTCGGCAGCTTTTGCCTTGCGACTGACGACCTTGCGGGCCATGGATCAAGCGGGGGGTTCGAGGAATGCGGATCCACAGAAATGGAATCGGTTCGTTCCCTAAGTTAGCATGCCGCCGGCGTTTTTGTCACGGGGAGGCTCTCGCGTGATCGAGCCGTGGATAACACGAGAGTCGCCGCCGCGACAAGTCGAGCGGCTGGATGCAGAATTTACCGCATTTTGTGACGTTCTTAGGGATCGCCGCGTCCGTAAAAAGTGGCGTGCCAGATAGTGCAAAAGGATCGCTATTCCTGGGCGACGATGTCGCTTATGCTTAATGAGAGAGAAAAAGGAGTTGTTCCGACTTGCCTCATTCGACTTTGCTTGAAGGGCAACCTGGGCAACTTGACGTTCAAATCACCGATGGAGTAGAGGCAACATGCAGGTCAACGTTTCGGCACGTCACGGCAGTTTGCAGCCCGGAGATCAACCGCTCATCGTCGAGAAGGTGGAAAAGCTCCGCCGACTATACGATCGGATCAATGCCATCGAAGTGACGATTGACCTGAAACAACTCGACAAGCCTTCGGTGGAAGTCATCGTTTCGGCAGAACACGCCGAGGATTGTTTGGCAACCGCAGAGGCCACCACCGTGATCGCGGCACTTGATGCAGTGATCCCGAAAGTGGAGCAGCAACTACGCCGTTTAAAAGAAAAGAAGACTGGTCACCGAGCCACCGGACACAAGCATATCGATCCGGTCGTCGCTGACGAAGATTGACATTTACCGCACGCTCTCTTAGTCCCAGCCCGATCGGGAACACAATCGGCCGTGTCTTGCCTTCGGATTCAATCCTTGGCAATACAGATTCGATGGGACGCCGGAGAGTCACAGACGAGGAATCGCCCCCCCATGAAGTTCGCAGATTTTATTACGACCAAGGCCATTCGGGCCGAGCTCAAATCACAAACCAAAGACGCGGTCATCGAAGAACTGGTTCAAGCGCTGCTTGATGCCGGTGAAATCAATGCCGATCAACGTGACGACATCATTTCGTCGATCATGAAGCGGGAAGAACTCGGCAGCACCGGCATCGGCCGCGGTGTCGCAGTTCCCCACACGAAACACCCCAGCGTTCAAAAGCTAGTGGGTACTGTTGGCGTCAGCGAAAGCGGCGTCGATTTTGATTCGCTCGATGGAGAGCGTGTTCAGCTGTTCTTTTTGTTGATCAGCCCGCCCGAACGACCCGGCGATCACCTCCGCGCGCTCGAAAATATTTCACGTCAACTTCGCGACGATACGTTCTGTCGATTTTTGAAGCAGAGCAAGACGCCCGATGACATTCAGCAATTGCTGCAAGAAGCTGACGACAATCAGTTCGTGTCTGGCTAATGAGTAACGACGCCTCACTCACCCGAATCGTGGTTGTCCGAAATGCCGAAGGGCTGCACGCCCGGCCGGCAGATTTGTTGGTCCGTTTGGCCAGCAAATATCAGGCGACCATCATGATTGGCAAAAACAGTGAATGGGTCGATTGTAAAAGCATCTTGTCGCTTTTGACGCTGGGTGCTTCGCAGGGGACGGAGCTTTCCGTCTCGGCTTCCGGTGATGACGCCGCGGATGCCATCGATTCAATCGCAGCACTGTTCGAGGCGGGATTCGACGACAATAACGGGACCAAAGGAGTTGATTCGTGATCTCGAATCAGGAATTCGACATCGCGGGTCGTTGACGCATCGGCGCAGCTCATTGCTGGGCCTTGGTCTCTTCTAACCCTTACAACTTATCAAACGAAATACTTGATGGATTGCGTCACGAAAGCAGTGCTGCCTAGGCAGTTCCGCTCGCATGCAGATGCCGGGTTCGTTGCGGCTTGCCCGCGATGGAACAACGGTGTCGCCGATGCGCGTGCGTCTCGGTCTGTCCCACGACGATGGTCGAACTGCAAGGTATCCCTGTCTCGCCAGGAGTCGCTATCGGTCCGGCACTAGTGTTGGATGCGGATGGTTACCAAATTCCTCGCTCTATGCTGCCCGCCGAAGAGGCGGACCAGGAGTACGCGCGCCTGCAGACCGCCGTCGACGCCGTGTCGGCGCGATTGGAAAACAGCCGCTTAGAAACTTCCGCCGTGGCCGGCGAACACACCGGCGACATCTTCGCGGCCCAGTTGCAAATGCTGCATGATCCGCGTTTGCATGCGGAACTGCGGCGTCGAATTTGCAACGAAAACCTAACGGCGGCGTATTCGGTCAATCGCGTCCTCCACAACTATGCCGCCGCGCTGCGTCGACTCTCCAACCCGATGTTGGCCGACCGCGCCGAAGACGTGCTGGATATCGAAAAGCAGCTGCTGCTAGAACTTGGCGCCGTCACTCGCGGGCCGATGTCGGAATTGACCGAGCCCGTGATCGTGCTCTCCCATGTTCTGACGCCCAGCGAAACAGCGAACTTGGATCGGCGCTACGTTCGCGGTTTCGCGACCGAAACCGGTGGCCCGGGCGGGCATACCGCCATCGTCGCCAAGGGTTTGGAATTGCCAGCCGTCGTCGGAATTGGCGCATTCATGGACCAAGTCGGCGCCGGCGACCGAGTCATCGTCGACGGGGATCGCGGCCGCGTCATCATCAATCCCGATGAAGAAACGCTCAAGAATTATCGCCAACGGCTCAAGCAACGCAATTCTTTAAGCGAGCGATTGGCCGAACTTCGCGACCTGCCAGCCGAAACGGCCGATGGCGTTCGCATTCGACTGAGTGCCAATATCGAGTTCCCCTACGAGACGGCCGCGGCACTCGAGCGTGGCGCCGATGGCATCGGACTGTATCGGACCGAGTTCCTTTACCTGTCCAGCGACGAAGAGCCCAGTGAAGAAGATCACTACCGCGCCTACAGCGAAGTCGTTCGCGATATGGGCGGTCGACCCGTCGTGATTCGGACGCTGGATTTGGGCGCGGACAAGATGGG
Encoded proteins:
- a CDS encoding agmatine deiminase family protein; the encoded protein is MNAPQELPADLRVPAEWEPIQCVWLAWPHSVDTWPGRFNAIPAFYVDWVRKIAQSTPVRILASGEVAASCQAAIEGIANIDIVDIPTNDAWIRDYGPTFVVNRHSGKVHAVNWRYNAWGGKYPPWDDDDAAALKIAGDQNLAVATSRMCVEGGAMEFDGRGRMLTTPGCLITEARNPGWTKAQISQELHRRLGVTEIVWLDGGGLDGDDTDGHIDQLARFIDPENVVVAVADDENDPNHAGLEDNFRQLHLWSDATKPRVNVHRLPIPPAREVSGQRVPESYCNFLRLGKDRLLVPTFGAGTDDHAIGILGELSGIRPEPIDCRELVWGLGALHCASREQPAASKSIP
- the hpf gene encoding ribosome hibernation-promoting factor, HPF/YfiA family, which produces MQVNVSARHGSLQPGDQPLIVEKVEKLRRLYDRINAIEVTIDLKQLDKPSVEVIVSAEHAEDCLATAEATTVIAALDAVIPKVEQQLRRLKEKKTGHRATGHKHIDPVVADED
- a CDS encoding PTS sugar transporter subunit IIA, yielding MKFADFITTKAIRAELKSQTKDAVIEELVQALLDAGEINADQRDDIISSIMKREELGSTGIGRGVAVPHTKHPSVQKLVGTVGVSESGVDFDSLDGERVQLFFLLISPPERPGDHLRALENISRQLRDDTFCRFLKQSKTPDDIQQLLQEADDNQFVSG
- a CDS encoding HPr family phosphocarrier protein codes for the protein MSNDASLTRIVVVRNAEGLHARPADLLVRLASKYQATIMIGKNSEWVDCKSILSLLTLGASQGTELSVSASGDDAADAIDSIAALFEAGFDDNNGTKGVDS
- the ptsP gene encoding phosphoenolpyruvate--protein phosphotransferase gives rise to the protein MVELQGIPVSPGVAIGPALVLDADGYQIPRSMLPAEEADQEYARLQTAVDAVSARLENSRLETSAVAGEHTGDIFAAQLQMLHDPRLHAELRRRICNENLTAAYSVNRVLHNYAAALRRLSNPMLADRAEDVLDIEKQLLLELGAVTRGPMSELTEPVIVLSHVLTPSETANLDRRYVRGFATETGGPGGHTAIVAKGLELPAVVGIGAFMDQVGAGDRVIVDGDRGRVIINPDEETLKNYRQRLKQRNSLSERLAELRDLPAETADGVRIRLSANIEFPYETAAALERGADGIGLYRTEFLYLSSDEEPSEEDHYRAYSEVVRDMGGRPVVIRTLDLGADKMGHRPLTEQEHNPFLGLRSIRLSLRNLDLFRPQLRAILRAAVYGDVRVMFPLITTIAELRQARMLLNLVAEDLNDAGIPYRGDIPVGMMVEVPAAVMMLDHFVREVDFISIGTNDLAQYTLAVDRSNESVADLYQSSDPAVLRLIRHCVQVADESKTPLAVCGEMSSMPARALLLLGMGVRNLSVPPSSLPRVKKAIRSVTVQQCCEIAERVMKLEAARDVDMYLLDRLGSLVPELVVT